The following are encoded in a window of Nibricoccus aquaticus genomic DNA:
- a CDS encoding carbohydrate ABC transporter permease, producing MIYGLLGGMACLFLVPFVWLVITSLKPIEQSTAMPPTWIPRAYYADVGAGRAEVTLDYRATQAGAVVERLGGEQAGKIIFYSDEQLAQMTAGGDVVRVVQRVEAGWWRATEKAGRGAVAGATPRWRFVADKEVESRVAFRWENYPDALSRLDGGSDDPAALGAKHRVSFWRFTANSLIVCVLGVIGTVLSNAIVAYGFARIRWRGRDAFFAVTLATMMVPFPVLMVPLYSVFKELGMIGTLMPLWVPAFFGSAFNIFLMRQFFRAIPEELSEAARIDGCSEWTIFWRIILPLSKPVLATAGVLHFLHAWNDFLGPLLYLTRKETFPLSLALQSFQAQNGGVQWHHLMAASAVTIVPVVVLFFFAQRTFVQGIATTGGKS from the coding sequence GTGATCTATGGGCTGCTCGGCGGGATGGCGTGTTTGTTTTTGGTGCCGTTTGTGTGGCTCGTGATCACGTCGCTGAAGCCGATCGAGCAATCGACGGCGATGCCGCCGACGTGGATTCCGCGCGCGTATTATGCGGATGTGGGCGCGGGGCGTGCGGAGGTGACGCTGGACTATCGCGCGACGCAGGCGGGCGCGGTGGTGGAGCGGCTCGGAGGCGAGCAGGCGGGGAAAATTATTTTCTATTCGGATGAGCAGCTGGCGCAGATGACGGCGGGCGGCGATGTGGTGCGGGTGGTGCAGCGCGTGGAGGCGGGGTGGTGGCGGGCGACGGAGAAAGCGGGGCGAGGTGCGGTGGCTGGGGCGACGCCCCGGTGGCGGTTTGTGGCGGACAAAGAAGTGGAGTCGCGGGTGGCGTTTCGGTGGGAGAATTATCCGGATGCGCTCAGCAGGCTCGATGGCGGATCGGATGATCCGGCGGCGCTGGGTGCGAAGCATCGGGTGAGTTTCTGGCGGTTCACGGCGAATTCGCTGATTGTGTGCGTGCTCGGGGTGATCGGGACGGTGCTGTCGAACGCGATCGTGGCGTATGGGTTCGCGCGGATACGGTGGCGGGGGCGCGATGCGTTTTTCGCAGTGACGCTCGCGACGATGATGGTGCCGTTCCCGGTGCTGATGGTGCCGCTCTACAGTGTTTTCAAAGAGCTGGGGATGATCGGGACATTGATGCCGCTGTGGGTGCCGGCGTTTTTCGGGAGCGCGTTTAATATTTTCCTGATGCGGCAGTTTTTCCGGGCGATTCCGGAGGAGTTGAGCGAGGCGGCACGGATCGACGGGTGCAGCGAGTGGACGATTTTCTGGCGGATCATTTTGCCGCTCAGCAAGCCGGTGCTGGCGACGGCGGGCGTGCTTCATTTCCTGCACGCGTGGAATGATTTTCTCGGGCCGCTGCTTTATCTGACGCGGAAGGAGACGTTCCCGCTGTCACTGGCGTTGCAGAGTTTCCAGGCGCAGAACGGCGGGGTGCAGTGGCATCATCTGATGGCGGCGAGCGCGGTGACGATCGTGCCGGTGGTGGTGTTGTTTTTCTTCGCGCAGCGGACGTTTGTGCAGGGGATCGCGACGACGGGAGGGAAGAGCTAG
- a CDS encoding carbohydrate ABC transporter permease gives MTPRERKNFFAGLGFTSLWIVGLGVFTAYPVIASLYYSFCDYSILKSAVWIGGENYQELVGDALFWKSLGNTLVFAALSVPLGTAVALGLAMLLNCDVRGRPFFRVVFYLPSIVPVVASSMLWLWIFNGEYGLLNGVLAPVLGWFGLTPPAWFADPAWSKPALVIMSLWGVGNAMVIYLTGLQNVPKELYEAAEIDGASAWKRFRHVTLPCIAPVVYFNVVMGLIGAMQVFAQAFIISDAANGGTGTHDGAPARSLLFYTMYLFTTAFHDLRMGYASAMAYVLFIVIAVLTWMATRLSRGNAE, from the coding sequence ATGACACCGAGAGAGCGGAAGAATTTTTTCGCGGGGCTGGGGTTCACGAGTTTGTGGATCGTGGGGCTGGGCGTGTTCACGGCTTATCCGGTGATCGCGTCGTTGTATTATAGTTTCTGCGACTACTCGATTTTGAAGTCGGCGGTGTGGATCGGCGGGGAAAATTATCAGGAGCTGGTGGGCGACGCGTTGTTTTGGAAATCGCTCGGGAACACGCTCGTGTTCGCGGCGCTGTCGGTGCCGCTGGGGACGGCGGTGGCGCTGGGGCTGGCGATGCTGCTGAACTGCGACGTGCGCGGGCGGCCGTTTTTTCGCGTGGTGTTTTATCTGCCGTCGATCGTGCCGGTGGTGGCGTCGTCGATGTTGTGGCTGTGGATTTTCAACGGGGAGTACGGGCTTCTTAACGGTGTGCTCGCGCCGGTGCTGGGCTGGTTTGGGCTGACGCCGCCGGCGTGGTTTGCGGATCCTGCGTGGTCGAAGCCGGCGCTGGTGATCATGAGTCTGTGGGGTGTGGGCAACGCGATGGTGATCTATCTGACGGGGCTGCAGAATGTGCCGAAGGAGTTGTACGAGGCGGCGGAGATCGACGGGGCGTCGGCGTGGAAACGGTTCCGGCATGTGACGCTGCCGTGCATCGCGCCGGTGGTTTATTTCAACGTGGTGATGGGGCTGATCGGGGCGATGCAGGTGTTCGCGCAGGCGTTTATTATTTCGGATGCGGCGAATGGCGGGACGGGGACGCATGACGGGGCGCCGGCAAGGTCGCTGTTGTTTTATACGATGTATCTGTTCACGACGGCGTTTCACGATCTGCGGATGGGCTACGCGAGCGCGATGGCGTATGTGCTGTTCATCGTGATCGCGGTGCTGACGTGGATGGCGACGCGGCTTTCGAGGGGGAACGCGGAATGA
- a CDS encoding ABC transporter substrate-binding protein: MSWSLRFSVCAVVCAAGFLPAARADVVGKDGKIHVTYWEKWVSFEGVAMQATVDAFNRSQDKVVVEYFPTSQVDRKVLVAAAGGDPPDVAGLWVQNIASFADAGALMPLDEFIREDGMTSDAWLARYYPPFAHICAYRGQVFAGISTPAMIALHWNKTLFREAGLDPERPPRTVEELDDFARKLTKRDAQTGRITQLGFLPQEPGWWPWIFARWFGGELFDGESITVGTDARNLAAMRWVARYTEENGRDEVRTFASGFGGQALNAQSAFMNGKIAMVFQGVWFDNYIRQYKPGLDYGVGPWPEAVAGVKDFAMAEADVLVIPRGAKNPRAAWEFIKFANTSNAAAKTREDLTGIELTCFLQAKSSPLREWSPFFEKRHPHPFIGIFRELSASPHAVSVPQVGLWQEYNREFMAVFEQTRTLMAKPEAALAECQARVSASWERYKRSLERQRRAADAKEARR; encoded by the coding sequence ATGAGCTGGTCGCTGCGTTTCTCCGTTTGCGCAGTTGTTTGCGCCGCGGGCTTTTTGCCTGCGGCGCGGGCGGATGTGGTCGGGAAGGACGGGAAGATTCACGTCACTTACTGGGAAAAGTGGGTGAGCTTCGAGGGCGTGGCGATGCAGGCGACGGTGGATGCGTTCAACCGGTCGCAGGATAAAGTCGTGGTGGAGTATTTCCCGACGTCGCAGGTGGACCGTAAGGTTTTGGTGGCTGCGGCTGGAGGGGATCCGCCGGATGTCGCCGGACTCTGGGTACAGAATATCGCATCGTTTGCGGATGCGGGGGCGTTGATGCCGCTGGATGAGTTTATTCGCGAAGATGGGATGACGAGCGATGCATGGCTGGCGCGGTATTATCCGCCGTTCGCGCACATCTGCGCGTATCGCGGGCAGGTTTTCGCGGGGATCTCGACGCCGGCGATGATCGCGCTGCATTGGAACAAGACGTTGTTTCGCGAGGCGGGGCTCGATCCGGAGCGGCCGCCGCGGACGGTGGAGGAGCTCGATGACTTTGCGCGGAAGCTGACGAAGCGCGATGCGCAGACGGGGCGGATAACGCAGCTGGGGTTTTTGCCGCAGGAGCCGGGTTGGTGGCCGTGGATTTTTGCGCGGTGGTTTGGCGGGGAGCTTTTCGACGGAGAGAGCATCACGGTGGGAACGGATGCGAGGAATCTTGCGGCGATGCGGTGGGTGGCGCGTTACACGGAGGAGAACGGGCGGGACGAAGTGCGGACGTTTGCGAGCGGGTTTGGCGGGCAGGCGTTAAACGCGCAGTCGGCGTTCATGAACGGGAAAATCGCGATGGTTTTTCAGGGCGTGTGGTTCGATAACTATATCCGCCAGTACAAGCCGGGTCTCGATTATGGCGTGGGGCCGTGGCCGGAGGCGGTGGCGGGGGTGAAGGATTTTGCGATGGCGGAGGCGGACGTGCTCGTGATCCCGCGCGGAGCGAAGAATCCGCGTGCGGCATGGGAGTTCATCAAGTTTGCCAACACCAGTAATGCGGCGGCGAAAACGCGGGAGGACCTAACGGGGATCGAGCTGACGTGTTTTTTGCAGGCGAAGAGTTCGCCGTTGCGGGAGTGGAGTCCGTTTTTCGAGAAGCGGCATCCGCATCCGTTCATCGGGATTTTTCGGGAGCTGTCGGCGAGTCCGCACGCGGTGTCGGTGCCGCAGGTCGGGTTGTGGCAGGAGTACAACCGGGAGTTTATGGCGGTGTTCGAGCAGACGCGGACGTTGATGGCCAAGCCGGAGGCGGCGCTGGCGGAGTGTCAGGCGCGGGTGAGCGCGAGTTGGGAGCGGTACAAGCGGAGTCTGGAGCGGCAGCGACGGGCGGCTGATGCGAAGGAGGCACGGCGATGA